In one Echinicola marina genomic region, the following are encoded:
- a CDS encoding efflux RND transporter periplasmic adaptor subunit, with protein MKKQTKIVLILAIGLVIAIIFLYPRMNWDNSARVPSSIEAKANGTSLGDLLPVDVMEIKTARLENNLKVTGNVLPNESVELRPEISGLVESINFDEGQFVKKGTPLVYLNDDELSAQLDKLEFTKKLYEGQENRQKQLLEREAISQEEYDVILNQYNTTLADIRLVKAQLDKMVIRAPFDGVLGLRRISVGSVIGSADVIANIVNIDPIKIEFSIPERYANQVTIGSTIQFSNNESQGMESGKVYAYEPIIDANTRTLKLRAISPNKERKFLPGMFVGIQFNLDVEEEAILVPSEALIPELEGYKLYLANKDGVVMERKVSIGMRTERNVQITEGLEPGELVLTTGVLQVKDGMKVKMNKIN; from the coding sequence ATGAAAAAGCAGACAAAAATCGTTTTGATTTTGGCCATAGGCCTGGTGATTGCCATTATATTTTTATATCCAAGGATGAATTGGGACAATAGCGCACGTGTACCCTCCAGCATTGAGGCAAAAGCAAATGGGACCTCCTTAGGAGATCTCTTGCCTGTGGATGTTATGGAGATTAAGACAGCGCGCTTAGAGAATAATTTGAAAGTTACCGGAAATGTCCTTCCAAATGAGTCTGTGGAATTGAGACCTGAAATCAGTGGATTGGTCGAGTCGATTAATTTTGATGAGGGACAGTTCGTAAAGAAAGGTACTCCGCTTGTTTATTTAAATGATGATGAGTTGAGTGCTCAATTGGATAAATTGGAGTTTACCAAGAAGCTTTATGAAGGGCAAGAAAACCGTCAGAAGCAGCTGTTAGAGCGAGAAGCCATCAGTCAGGAAGAGTATGATGTGATTTTGAACCAATATAATACCACATTGGCGGATATCCGTCTTGTCAAGGCCCAACTGGACAAAATGGTAATTCGGGCGCCATTTGATGGGGTTTTAGGTTTGAGGAGGATTTCGGTAGGGTCTGTCATTGGTAGTGCAGATGTCATTGCTAATATTGTCAATATTGACCCCATAAAGATTGAATTTTCTATTCCGGAACGGTATGCTAACCAAGTAACAATTGGTTCTACCATTCAGTTTTCGAATAATGAATCCCAAGGAATGGAAAGTGGAAAGGTATATGCTTATGAGCCGATTATTGATGCCAATACCAGGACCTTAAAGTTAAGGGCGATAAGTCCCAATAAGGAACGAAAGTTTTTGCCCGGGATGTTTGTGGGAATTCAGTTTAACTTAGATGTAGAAGAAGAAGCTATTTTGGTGCCTTCCGAGGCTTTGATTCCAGAATTGGAAGGGTATAAGCTCTATTTGGCCAACAAGGACGGGGTTGTAATGGAGCGCAAGGTCTCCATAGGCATGAGGACAGAAAGAAATGTACAGATCACTGAAGGCCTTGAGCCCGGTGAATTGGTATTGACTACTGGAGTTTTGCAGGTAAAAGATGGTATGAAGGTGAAGATGAATAAAATAAACTGA